In Labrus mixtus chromosome 22, fLabMix1.1, whole genome shotgun sequence, the genomic window CTTCTTTAATAGGAagttcatgtgtaaaaacagtTGAAGACACAGCTTCCGCTGCCTGTTTTAAATATTATCaaatgaatgacaaaaaaaaagagtacgatatataaaaaaagtgctctccctctcttttcaaaTTTATCATTAAGGGCTACTCATGGAAGAACAAGAATATTAAAGGAGTTAATTAATAAccacttaaaataaaattacattacaatttttttttggaaatcaGTTGATTGCTAgcctatataaatatataaaatatattaagaaGAAATTAAAGATTTGATAATGAATTGTTCTTTATAAAGAGGAATGTCGTTCACTGACGTTCAGCCAAGTCTTGATACCCGATAAACTCGTCGGAGTGAGTCCTCTTCCTTCTTGTTAATCTTTGGACAGATTCCCGGATGTTCGCCCCGCCCCCTTTTTTAAAACGTCAACAGCGCCAAACTTGTGGTTCCCAAACGGGAAGATGAGCAGTGAAACCGAGGGGCCACAATGGAGGAAAATAAATTCGGTTGCAGGAGTGATACCTCGGTCCAGACATGGACACCGAGCAGCGGCAATACGGGAGCTGGTTATTGTGTTCGGCGGAGGAAACGAAGGGATATCAGAGCAGCTCCATGTTTACAACACTggtaagctaacgttagctgccCGCTAACTAGCACGTAGCGGCTAATGTTTTTAGCATGTCCAGGATTTAGAAACACAACTCCAACCAACGCGTCCTTTACTTTGACtcttaatatttgtatttgaatGGTTCTTGGTTATCTTCGCATCATTATAGtagttatattatttatttattttacttttaagcaGTGAATAATTTGAGCTGAATATCATAACTACAGTTAGCTAATGTCGGCTACTTTGTTGTACTCACATTAATTCAGCTGTGATATAAACTGTTGTGTTCACTGGTTGGATAAAGATTAAAGGGACAAGACGTGTGACTGTAATGTCCTATTTATTCGGCATGTTAATTAAAAACCTTATTGTACATCAGTCATGCTGATTATTTTgatctttaaatgttatttgtaAATCATTTATGGCTCAATAGTTAAATACACATAAACTGTGCTGACATGTTcagtctatttgaaaaacatctttgtaggaggtctggaggtctcacccagaacatctttagcaacagaaatgtctttccctcaatttgatgaatatttatgaacaatttgaaggttttcctcaccactttgaaatgatgatttagttacgtgtcctctttttatgttcatcaggaacagtTTCACGcagttattcattcatttaaaaacatgtagacttcaagttcttgtgtttctgttctatttagaCCTGCAGAGTTCCAACATTTGTGGCTTCATACAAGCTCTGCAGcccttgttgttttttacgacatcattggactaactttagtttagtttatatataatcaaacataatacagaatgtgttcattctgtgacacatgatcaaagtaagttttactgacagaagagtttaattcatagagggggcgggacatcgttgattgacagacagacagtcaccatggttactcactctcacctgcctgctgctttgtaacgtcgtttagtgtaatccctataaattcagttatcacaacaggtgagcttcgggtggagaagcttgatagttacttttaaaaactgagagagagcagaaaacacagacagcaacatttgaaacaccggggttatatctctcatcactgtctgtctgagctcctctctgtctgtctgcagactgTTTACGTCTCTCGGGCTCGTTTGacggtttcttgtgtcgctatccgagatgtaatcttaactgtgcaaactatgcagataagttaactgttgatcacgccgtgtcggtttggaaaaatatcagaacatttGCACATAACcgagatggagttgtttttgcggactttactcttaagttttgttttcactgctgcagagcaaaagaggagacgcgtctgtgtcggagcataaactgcagcatgatagaataaacacatgagCCCGGTTCTACCatctccctgctttggcagatcatCAACAAGTTAAAGTCGTTATCTCGCCCACCactatttgcacattttatttttaagctgtgtacaaaaactcaaagacagcTTTCACCTGTTTCTTCTGTCTTGTGCAAAGCTCAAATCTGACCATTCTTCCAGTTTCAAAGCAGTGGTTCCTTCCGGCTGTGAGGGGGGACATCCCGCCCGGCTGTGCTGCCCATGGTTTCGTCTGTGAAGGCACCAGAGTGCTGGTCTTTGGGGGCATGGTTGAGTTTGGGAAATACACAAACAGCCTTTATGAGCTTCAGGTAACACCTGCTGTCACATTTCTTCAATAGTGATTCCAATCATGTCGGTGTCATAAATACAATTTTCCAATGTTTACTTTGGTCCTGTGTGGCTCAGGCTAGTCGCTGGCTGTGGAAGAAACTGAAGCCCAGAGCGCCAAAGAATGGCTCGCTTCCTTGTCCACGGATTGGACACAGCTTCACTCTTCTGGGAAACAAATGCTACCTATTTGGAGGGCTGGTTAATGATAGTGAAGACCCCAACGGCAATGTACCAAGGTAATgtgcaaaaaaagacaaagaatatgACAGTGATAATTGAAGAGGCATACAAGCAGCAAAACaagttgtatttgttgtggaaatattttgatttatattgtttgaataaaaagcaAAACCCACATCAACCGAGAGAGTGCTCGGGATTTTTCACTTTAATCTAAGTGAAAACCCACAATTCTAAATGAAACTTCATCTGCTAACCAGCATGGGTATTGTGGATATAAACGCTCTGTCAAAGAATGGATTCATGAATGTGTTTAACTCCCCCTCAGATACATGGATGACTTCTATGAGCTGGAGCTGCAGTCTGTTTCAGGGGCACGAGGATGGAGCATCCCAGAGACCAAGGGGGGTGGTCCCTCAGCTCGGGAATCTCACACCTCGGTTGCCTACACTGGACTCGGCTCCTCGAAATTATACATCTTCGGAGGGATGCAGGGATCCCGGTTGGATGATCTCTGGCAGCTCGACATCGGTAGGGTGCCTTTTCTGTCAAAACCATAGTAGGCTTGTATTTTCATCTTAAAGAGAATAGAGAATCCACTCTTTAAagtgtaaaacattattttgtcatCCTTCTCCTTTCCTCAGACACAATGGTTTGGTCCATGCCTAAAACAAGGGGCTCCATGCCACTCCCCAGAAGCCTTCACTCTGCAAATGTCATCGGAAACAAGTAAAGGCTCCTTCTTTTGTAGCgtcataatgaaatgttatttagCCCTGCAGATGTCAGGTTTGTATTTGAAGTTGACTCTACCCTGTTACAGACTTCTGAGTGTCCCTCTGTCTGTAGGATGTATGTGTTTGGTGGCTGGATTCCTGTCCCAGAGTCCGTAAAACACAAGGCTCCAGGAATAGAATGGATCTGCACTAATTCCTTAAGTGTGCTCAACCTAGGTCAGTATGTTTCTTCACTATTATCCCATATATATTACCATCGCCTGATCTACCAGTTAGtacttttttattactttttctttctcttttttctttctgacaaTATAACAACAATACCGACAGGTCAAGTCAGCTTTACACAGGATGTGTCTGGTGGCCTTTAGGAAAGCATGCAACAACTCCTATTGATACAAAAAAGGACCTACCTTAAAAACAATGTCACCCTGCAGAAATCCGCTCTGTAATCTTTTactttttcaagatttatttttgggctttttttgcctttactgtagagataggacagtggatagagttggatattagggagagagagcagggtaatgacatgggggggggggaaagagccacaggttggatttgaacctgggctgctgGCTTCGAGGGCTACAGCCTCTGTGCAACGGGCACTCGGCCACCGGAGTCGTTCTGTAATCTTGTCAGaaacttaaaacaacaaactgatcGTGTTAGTTGTAAAAACATGCTCAGCTTTTTGTGAATATACTTTCAATACACACCTCGCATGAATACATTACAGTCATTTACAACCTTTTTCAATTCTGAAATGGTGTGTGCCAATGACTTGCTTCGATacaaactctttaaaaaacagGACCAAGGTTtaacaaacactgacagacacccCTTAACACTAGGTTTGTCAGTACCAACGCTCAGTTTTTGAGAAACACTTAAACGTGTGATGcacgttttgtgttttctgcatcATGCGTACCTTCACTTCTACCTTCTTTTGTCTCAGACACCATGAGTTGGCAGAACCTGGGACCAGAGCAGCAGGACGATATTGAGTCCCAGCTGCAGAGCCAGGGACCTCGGAGCGATGATCCGTACGCCTGTAGACCTGGAGTCAGAGCCGGCCACTGTGCTGCCACCGTCGGGTCCAGGCTTTACGTCTGGAGTGGCCGTGACGGATACCGTAAGAGCTGGAACTACCAGGTCTGCTGCAAGGACCTCTGGTACCTGGAGACAGGTGAGAGCGGACTTCGTACTTGACTTAAGTTGTCTTTTAGTTTAACTGCTAGACTTTTGTAACATTGCAATGCTATAAATAACACAACTAAGGCTCTGTAATCTGCACTCAGCTAAACCAGCGACTCCAGAGGCGGTGCTGCTCATCAAATCCACCGTCAGCATGCTTCACGTAGCATGGCGACCCCTTGCAGCGGCGGACTGCTACATccttcaaatccagcctgtgtgTCCTCCCAGCACTCTAGCCGGTGGTCCGCCAGCCACACCAGTAGATCCCACTGCAGCAGACGGAGGGGAGGGCAAGGGAAAAGACTCCGAGGGTAAGAAGAGTGCACACATCCTGTGATCAGGATGATCAGGGTTTTTGGTGATAATCTGCTTTATTCTTCTTCCTCAGGTGTCCAATCCGTTCAACCTCAAAGTGAAAGAACCTCGAATAAAGAAGCGAAAACATCTGCTCAGGTAGTGACATGCTTTAAACACTTTACTGTAAATACATCGTATcatatggaataaaaaaaagcctgtttagCAACATATAAGCCAGGGTTGGAAATTCACTTTTTCAGGTCGCTGCCTCTGTGACTAATGGATTCAAAAATCTACCTTTTTCATCTTGTGTTTTAATTGTCCTTCTGAATTTCAGGTCAGTTCATCACAGCAGGAAACTACAGAAAAATCCCCCAGTGGCAcgacacagagcagaggagagggagagaaggggacTGAGGAGGACAGTAAGTCTTGTTTCAGAGTAATTCAAAAGTGCAGTAATCAGTTTGACTTTTGTGATTCAGCTCATGTCATTGTTTAGGAATGACTCCTCCACTGTCGTTGTTATTGTTCAGCATCTACATGTAAGATGATGCAAGTAAGATTAGGTATTTCATCTTCTTTAGGAAGAagatatacacatttttattaatcccaattacttttactctctgttattgagacatgctattAACACACAGGCTGgaattaacacacacatgcacaaacaagatccTGTGGACACATTAACTACtgtaatggagagatgtcagagtgaggggctgcacttGACAGAACGCCCGAGCAGTTTGGGGTTCGGTGCCGAAGTCGAGGGCACCTcaacagtgctcaggaagtgaactctCTAGCTACCAGACCCATCAAGACTTCTCATCCCAAGGCCATGTAGAATGAGTTACTGCCACTATCCATTGTAATTGGATAGCTTGATAAAAAAGTGACAGTTACCCAAAGTTTAACATTTACTAAATCATGGTGAGAAAACACCAAACATGGAATAGAAGCTCAACACCTCATAACTCCTCCTCTGGAGTCTTTAAAGGTGGCATATATATGAAGCGCTCccaatttaaaaatgattcttgCCTCACAACTGAGATGTTTCAACAGAGACAGGACCTGAGTGTCactgcagtatttcagctttgaTCGACTGagtctctgtgttttgtttaaaggtcGACGGGCGACATCGACAGCAGAGGTCAGGAGCTCAGCTCATCAGCAGCCAGGTAACGATGACGCTAAAGCTCAGATGTAGTGATaaaacagactgcagcaggCTGAGGGGTTTAAGGAGTGTGGCTCACTGTAGATGTCCCTTTGCTTTTTACAGAGAAACTTCCCGATTCTGCTGACAAGACTTCAGATTTGTACACGCACACTGATAAGGTGAATGAATTACTGAGCAGCAGTTATCAGCTCTCTTATCATCTGCTCTGGTCTAATGTAAGACTTTAAACTGTCATTTGTGATAACAGAAGAATCCAGAGGAATCCGTTTGGTTTGATGCCGGCGTCTTCAAAGCACTATTCTCAGAGGTCCACCATTACTTTCTGCCTGCTGACAGTGAGCAGGCGATCGCTGCTCTCAGCGGCCGAACACCACATACTAAAGaggtaaaagaaaaactgtaacTGTTGTGTTTATGAAAACCTGATCTCAACGACATTTGATGTAtatctgctgcagcagctctgggCTTGACTCAAGACTTCCTCTACTGTATGTTACATGTCATcaacactctctcctccctgagTTTTCTGTCGCTCTTCAGCTGCCTTATGAAGTAACGGCAATCTTCctgtaacaataataatactcTGGGAATATAATTGGGACTAACCAAATATTGATGAAACCCTGTCCTCATAGGTCGTGCTTTTGCCAAAATATGAATTCTAAAATCTGAAATCAATTTGTTTTCCCATCGGCTCTTCCTCCAGAAGAAGTTGCCGGGGCCTCAGGACTACCAGAGCCGAGAGAAGCGGGAGCTGAATCCAGGTCAGCCCTACAGGTTCAGAGTTGCAGGCATCAACTGTTTCGGACAGGGAGACTTCAGCCCAGTCAGCGAGTTTAAAACCTGCCAGCCCGGCTTCCCtggagcgccctctgctgtcaAAATCACCAAGGTAACGCATCAAGAAATGTCAAAGTCCAGGGCAAAGTTATGATTGCTGTGGGGAACGAGGGAAAAATGAACTCGAGTAGATCATATTCAGGCTGAAAAAGGTTCTATGTATGAAGAGAGAGCTGCTGTGTTCTTGACATTCAGGCCAGCGATTCGGTCCACATCACGTGGGAGGCGCCCTCCTCTCCATCGGGTCGGATTCTGGAGTATTCCATGTACATGGCTGTGAAGAAGAGCCGCTCCAGCAGCTCTGAGCGTCCCGGTCAGATGTCTTTCATCAGGATCTACCGGGGCACCAAGATGTCCTGCTCGGTCAGCTCCACCCACCTGGACAACGCTCACATCGACTGCTCCGCCTCCAACCGCCCGGCCGTCGTTTTTCGAATAGCTGCCAAGAACGAGCAGGGCTACGGGCCAGCGACACAGATCCGCTGGATTCAAGGTGGAGGagccttcctttttttttctcatcctccttttttaattttttttgcatcaattTAGTTTTACTTGCAACTTGATctaactgtttctgtttttcagatcCCACTAAATTGCGAGCGTCTACATCAAAAACGGACAATGATGAGGCTGACCAGGATGCTGCTGATAGGTCAGTTCATCACCTCATGATTTCTGCTCAGTTTCCACTTCCTTCAGcactttcttaaaaaaaaatattttctgttttttgcagTTCCAGCTGAGAGATGATCAGACAAGTGACAACGCGTTTGGAGACCATGTGCAGAAAGTGGGCATTAAAACCTgctcaaatgttttatatttctagatagttttgttaatttatttttttatgtatttaattattcCCTTGTAAATAGATAATCTTCACAGGAATTTTgaccactttttattttttagttgagctcatttttttaaaagtaatttttATGATGCAGACCAAAACTACATATATGGTTTAAAACTTGTCAGAGGTGTGAGGTGCCTTCGAATTCATCATGAGCTATGGATGCTTCATCCAGATTGTCGTGcttttgaataaaacatgggCTGTGAAATGTGTCACTAAACCATCATAAGGGACgtataaccttttttttttatagctgacGGACACCATGTCCAATCATCAAAGAGGTTATGTAAAACAGGTTTAttcctttttcaacatttttttactcATAGTTGTATGACTCTAAAAACATTGTCAGTATTATAACTTTtacatcagtggttctcaactggtccagaCTCAGGAGGTGGCAGAGCAAAGAattggaacaaaacaaacatgtttaaaagagGCTTGATAGACTtcttgacagttttttttcctccaggaCACACGATAGCGACCCACTGAGCACAGCctcgcgacccacttttgggtcccgacccaccagttgagaaccactaatTTTCATATTTGTCTGTGTTGTACttcctttattgtcattgttttctcaagatgttTACTTTGTCAACATGTTACacatttaagttaaaataaattCTGATGTAATTCAAAACTTGTATGCACAACTCATTCTCCAGATATGAATTAAAGGAATCAAAAGTGCCACGGACATTACAAGGAAACATTAACGTGTCAAGTTTGTTACTGATTCTGGTTTAAACATTCAGTGGGAAtgaagttttgttgttttatctgaTTCAGACTCAGGCAAGTGAAGGCCCTTTAAAACCTGAGTGATGATGGGAGAGATTACCAGACATGATGTcactgtgctgctgcatttttgtCCTGTTGTGTTTTCAATCAATCATCCAGCTGGAGCTGATACCAGCTGTCATCGGGCGAGAGGTGGGGctcaccctggactggtcgccagccaatcgcagggctgacataaagagacagacaagcagtcacactcacaaacaaacctaggcaatttagagtcaccagttaataTAACGAGCATGTCTTAGGGCTGTGGGGGAAAGCCGGAGAACTCAGGGACATGCGAACTCCACACAGGGAGGCCACTTTGCGACGGGGACTCGAACCAGGATCCTTCTCACCGTGAGGCACTAACCACAGTGCAGCCCCTTTAaacaataaatctttatttgtatagtgccaattcataaagATGAAGTCATATGTAACAATaccttcaatcaatcaatcaaactttatttatatagcacctttcagacaaatgaagttgcagttcaaagtgcttaacaagagtgcgggaaagttattgacaaaaagtagttcataaaatcattgataaaatcattgagagaccaatgcaaaccaataagaattaaaaaatatgtataaaaataaaataaaataaaatacgacacataaaagcaacaagatattaaaataaatacacaaggaaaatatttgaaattgtagtaggataaaaaagacaatacagtaatgttaagatttgaatttatataaaagccggactgaataaatgagttttaagactgcgtttaaccattgctattttatatttttattaactcACTACAAGATGAGGGTTTTATCTTTGTGTGGAAAAATTTAAGATATAAGTAAATATCATTAAAGCTGTATATTAGTTATtagtaataatagtaataatacaAATGTCAAAGATGAATGAAACCATTGGCTCTACAGTTACTATCAATACAAACATGAATTGTAAATAATTAACAAGTTAATTTACAATACAAAGTAACCACAGTAGGAAGTTTAAAGTGGATTTAACAGACCGAAATGCActctgggatttttttcttcccatgATCCCACAGTCTGTAGTTTACAGATTAGCAGGCTagccacacaaacagaa contains:
- the hcfc2 gene encoding host cell factor 2 isoform X1 yields the protein MSSETEGPQWRKINSVAGVIPRSRHGHRAAAIRELVIVFGGGNEGISEQLHVYNTVSKQWFLPAVRGDIPPGCAAHGFVCEGTRVLVFGGMVEFGKYTNSLYELQASRWLWKKLKPRAPKNGSLPCPRIGHSFTLLGNKCYLFGGLVNDSEDPNGNVPRYMDDFYELELQSVSGARGWSIPETKGGGPSARESHTSVAYTGLGSSKLYIFGGMQGSRLDDLWQLDIDTMVWSMPKTRGSMPLPRSLHSANVIGNKMYVFGGWIPVPESVKHKAPGIEWICTNSLSVLNLDTMSWQNLGPEQQDDIESQLQSQGPRSDDPYACRPGVRAGHCAATVGSRLYVWSGRDGYRKSWNYQVCCKDLWYLETAKPATPEAVLLIKSTVSMLHVAWRPLAAADCYILQIQPVCPPSTLAGGPPATPVDPTAADGGEGKGKDSEGVQSVQPQSERTSNKEAKTSAQVSSSQQETTEKSPSGTTQSRGEGEKGTEEDSRRATSTAEVRSSAHQQPEKLPDSADKTSDLYTHTDKKNPEESVWFDAGVFKALFSEVHHYFLPADSEQAIAALSGRTPHTKEKKLPGPQDYQSREKRELNPGQPYRFRVAGINCFGQGDFSPVSEFKTCQPGFPGAPSAVKITKASDSVHITWEAPSSPSGRILEYSMYMAVKKSRSSSSERPGQMSFIRIYRGTKMSCSVSSTHLDNAHIDCSASNRPAVVFRIAAKNEQGYGPATQIRWIQDPTKLRASTSKTDNDEADQDAADSSS
- the hcfc2 gene encoding host cell factor 2 isoform X2 yields the protein MSSETEGPQWRKINSVAGVIPRSRHGHRAAAIRELVIVFGGGNEGISEQLHVYNTVSKQWFLPAVRGDIPPGCAAHGFVCEGTRVLVFGGMVEFGKYTNSLYELQASRWLWKKLKPRAPKNGSLPCPRIGHSFTLLGNKCYLFGGLVNDSEDPNGNVPRYMDDFYELELQSVSGARGWSIPETKGGGPSARESHTSVAYTGLGSSKLYIFGGMQGSRLDDLWQLDIDTMVWSMPKTRGSMPLPRSLHSANVIGNKMYVFGGWIPVPESVKHKAPGIEWICTNSLSVLNLDTMSWQNLGPEQQDDIESQLQSQGPRSDDPYACRPGVRAGHCAATVGSRLYVWSGRDGYRKSWNYQVCCKDLWYLETAKPATPEAVLLIKSTVSMLHVAWRPLAAADCYILQIQPVCPPSTLAGGPPATPVDPTAADGGEGKGKDSEGVQSVQPQSERTSNKEAKTSAQVSSSQQETTEKSPSGTTQSRGEGEKGTEEDSRRATSTAEVRSSAHQQPEKLPDSADKTSDLYTHTDKKNPEESVWFDAGVFKALFSEVHHYFLPADSEQAIAALSGRTPHTKEKLPGPQDYQSREKRELNPGQPYRFRVAGINCFGQGDFSPVSEFKTCQPGFPGAPSAVKITKASDSVHITWEAPSSPSGRILEYSMYMAVKKSRSSSSERPGQMSFIRIYRGTKMSCSVSSTHLDNAHIDCSASNRPAVVFRIAAKNEQGYGPATQIRWIQDPTKLRASTSKTDNDEADQDAADSSS